A window of Corallococcus macrosporus DSM 14697 contains these coding sequences:
- a CDS encoding ParA family protein, which translates to MAFIAFSTIKGGVGKTTLCSHVAAALADAGRQVLLLDLDPQAHASLVLGLESREGPCVGDALGPRPRHTLAQVVVASPKRPGLFIAPAAPRMAAQERELFQWGHRLQAIPRALKTLGWTPDIILADTPPSIGAYTEAVLATADLVVAPVPTGAFALQGLGEIETAWRDVREQGGELVAVVNLWDRRTTATNEAMEGALSESTVPVLRARIPRSESINQAGLGYEVVFDTSPQASGVEELRALAQELAKRVGPR; encoded by the coding sequence ATGGCGTTCATCGCGTTCTCCACCATCAAGGGCGGCGTCGGGAAGACGACGCTCTGCTCGCATGTGGCGGCGGCCCTCGCGGATGCCGGCCGTCAGGTGCTGCTGCTGGACCTGGACCCCCAGGCCCACGCGTCACTGGTGCTGGGGCTGGAGAGCCGGGAAGGCCCGTGCGTGGGAGACGCGCTCGGGCCCCGGCCCAGGCACACGCTGGCGCAGGTGGTGGTGGCGTCCCCCAAGCGGCCCGGCTTGTTCATCGCCCCCGCCGCGCCGCGCATGGCCGCCCAGGAGCGCGAGCTGTTCCAGTGGGGACACCGCCTCCAGGCCATCCCCCGCGCGCTCAAGACGCTGGGGTGGACGCCGGACATCATCCTCGCGGACACACCGCCCAGCATCGGCGCCTACACGGAGGCCGTGCTCGCCACCGCGGACCTCGTCGTGGCCCCCGTGCCCACGGGCGCCTTCGCGCTCCAGGGCCTGGGCGAAATCGAGACCGCCTGGCGCGACGTCCGCGAGCAGGGCGGCGAGCTGGTGGCGGTCGTGAACCTGTGGGACCGCCGCACCACCGCCACGAACGAGGCCATGGAGGGCGCGCTGAGCGAGTCCACGGTGCCCGTGCTGCGGGCGCGGATTCCCCGCTCGGAGTCCATCAACCAGGCCGGCCTGGGGTACGAGGTGGTGTTCGACACGAGCCCGCAGGCGTCCGGCGTGGAGGAGCTGCGCGCCCTGGCGCAGGAGCTGGCGAAGCGCGTGGGCCCGCGCTGA
- a CDS encoding sigma 54-interacting transcriptional regulator has translation MPQAPSDVSQVLLPFGGLVGREVDLDAFLQTLMDRIAITLQADRGTLWLLDPARRELFSRAAHLPEVSQIRVKLGQGVAGTVAEEGHAINVPDPRGEQRFFADIDRMTGYRTTSLLAVPLRDGDGALYGVLQVLNRRGADRFTDEDTQRLTAIASQVSTALQSTSLYQELQRAKDQPQVPVGYFFNRIIGESPQLQAIYRLVRKAAPTDATVLLRGESGSGKELFARAVHVNGPRRDQPFIKVDCAALPETLIENELFGHERGAFTGADHRVPGKFEAASGGTVFIDEIGELPLPVQGKLLRVIQDREFERVGGTQAVKVDVRIVAATHRDLARMVAEGRFREDLYYRIKVVEVVLPPLRERGAEDLERLARHFVAAVARRHRLTAPRLSAAALERLKRYRWPGNVRELENCIESAVVLCEGEILEEHLPLPNLDRPAPTSGASASEASPPADPTLLPLAEVERRHILRVLDAMNGNRTAAARVLEIGRNTLARKLKEFGLGDEP, from the coding sequence ATGCCCCAAGCCCCCTCGGACGTCTCCCAGGTCCTCCTCCCCTTCGGTGGGCTCGTCGGCAGGGAGGTGGACCTCGACGCGTTCCTCCAGACGCTGATGGACCGCATCGCCATCACCCTGCAAGCGGACCGCGGCACCCTCTGGCTGTTGGATCCGGCCCGCCGCGAGCTGTTCAGCCGCGCAGCGCACCTGCCCGAGGTGTCGCAGATTCGCGTCAAGCTGGGCCAGGGCGTCGCCGGCACCGTCGCCGAGGAGGGCCACGCCATCAACGTGCCCGACCCGCGCGGCGAGCAGCGCTTCTTCGCGGACATCGACCGGATGACGGGCTACCGCACCACCAGCCTGCTCGCGGTGCCCCTGCGCGACGGGGACGGCGCCCTCTACGGCGTGCTCCAGGTGCTCAACCGCCGCGGCGCGGACCGCTTCACCGACGAGGACACCCAGCGGCTCACCGCCATCGCCTCGCAGGTGAGCACCGCCCTCCAGAGCACCAGCCTCTACCAGGAGCTCCAGCGCGCGAAGGACCAGCCCCAGGTCCCGGTGGGCTACTTCTTCAACCGCATCATCGGCGAGTCCCCGCAGCTCCAGGCCATCTACCGCCTGGTGCGCAAGGCCGCGCCCACCGACGCGACGGTGCTGCTGCGCGGCGAGAGCGGCAGCGGCAAGGAGCTGTTCGCCCGCGCCGTCCACGTGAATGGCCCCCGCAGGGACCAGCCCTTCATCAAGGTGGACTGCGCGGCGCTGCCCGAGACGCTCATCGAGAACGAGCTCTTCGGCCACGAGCGCGGCGCCTTCACCGGGGCCGACCACCGCGTGCCCGGCAAGTTCGAGGCCGCCAGCGGCGGCACGGTGTTCATCGACGAGATTGGCGAGCTGCCGCTCCCCGTGCAGGGCAAGCTGCTGCGCGTCATCCAGGACCGTGAGTTCGAGCGCGTGGGCGGCACCCAGGCGGTGAAGGTGGACGTGCGCATCGTCGCCGCCACGCACCGGGACCTGGCCCGCATGGTGGCCGAGGGCCGCTTCCGCGAGGACCTCTACTACCGCATCAAGGTCGTGGAGGTGGTGCTGCCTCCCCTGCGCGAGCGCGGCGCGGAGGACCTCGAGCGGCTCGCCCGCCACTTCGTCGCCGCCGTCGCCCGGAGGCACCGGCTGACGGCGCCCCGGCTCAGCGCCGCCGCCCTGGAGCGCCTCAAGCGCTACCGCTGGCCCGGCAACGTGCGCGAGCTGGAGAACTGCATCGAGAGCGCCGTGGTGCTCTGCGAGGGGGAGATCCTGGAGGAGCACCTCCCCCTGCCGAACCTGGACCGGCCAGCGCCCACCTCGGGCGCCAGCGCCTCGGAGGCGAGCCCACCGGCGGACCCCACCCTCCTCCCGCTGGCGGAGGTGGAGCGGCGCCACATCCTGCGCGTGCTGGACGCAATGAATGGCAACCGCACCGCCGCGGCCCGCGTGCTGGAGATTGGCCGCAACACGCTGGCGCGGAAGCTCAAGGAGTTCGGCCTGGGCGACGAACCCTGA
- a CDS encoding tRNA-uridine aminocarboxypropyltransferase produces MSSRASQRPRCFRCNLPAHLCLCAEIPRVETRTRFLLLQHVMEIAKKSNTGRVAALALANSKLITHGAPSGSYDLELLAEPGTWLLFPDGPTAPPDAPAPRQLVVLDASWSQARRMTQRLPALRMLPRLVLPPPEAGLLRLREPSHPSGMSTLDAVARAVAALEGPEVAVPLARLAALRVQRIAECGTLS; encoded by the coding sequence ATGTCTTCTCGTGCTTCTCAGCGGCCACGTTGTTTCCGTTGCAACCTCCCTGCGCACCTGTGCCTGTGCGCGGAGATTCCCCGGGTGGAGACGCGCACCCGGTTCCTGCTCCTCCAGCACGTGATGGAGATCGCGAAGAAGAGCAACACCGGGCGGGTGGCCGCGCTGGCGCTCGCGAACTCGAAGCTCATCACCCACGGCGCTCCGAGTGGTTCCTATGACTTGGAGCTGCTGGCGGAGCCTGGAACCTGGCTGCTCTTCCCGGATGGCCCCACCGCGCCCCCGGACGCACCGGCACCGAGGCAGCTCGTGGTGCTGGACGCGAGCTGGTCGCAGGCGCGGCGGATGACCCAGCGCCTGCCTGCCTTGCGGATGCTTCCCCGACTGGTGTTGCCGCCTCCCGAGGCGGGCCTGTTGCGGCTTCGCGAGCCCTCGCATCCCTCCGGGATGTCCACCCTGGATGCCGTGGCGCGCGCGGTGGCGGCGCTGGAAGGACCCGAGGTGGCCGTGCCGCTGGCGCGGCTGGCCGCGCTCCGCGTCCAGCGGATCGCCGAGTGTGGGACGCTGAGCTGA
- the lspA gene encoding signal peptidase II — protein MTNGPARLGYLLAVGGAWFVADQLTKHLAREGARRPVTVFESWWHFHYVENRAGAFGMFSSFSEAWRMPFFYGVGAICIVLLIGYFLHTPPAMTLQRWSLATMIGGALGNYVDRVRLRHVVDFVSWHVGDRFYWPTFNVADVAVVLGAALMILESFRAPRQQVSAG, from the coding sequence TTGACGAACGGGCCCGCTCGCCTGGGCTATCTCCTGGCCGTTGGCGGCGCCTGGTTCGTGGCCGATCAACTCACCAAGCACCTGGCGCGCGAGGGGGCGAGGCGGCCCGTCACCGTCTTCGAGAGCTGGTGGCACTTCCACTACGTGGAGAACCGGGCAGGGGCCTTTGGGATGTTCTCCAGCTTCAGCGAAGCGTGGCGCATGCCATTCTTCTACGGGGTGGGCGCCATCTGCATCGTGTTGCTGATTGGCTATTTCCTCCACACGCCGCCGGCGATGACGCTTCAGCGCTGGTCCCTGGCGACGATGATTGGCGGCGCGCTGGGCAACTACGTGGACCGGGTGCGCCTGCGCCACGTCGTGGACTTCGTGTCATGGCACGTGGGCGACCGCTTCTACTGGCCCACGTTCAACGTCGCGGACGTCGCGGTGGTCTTGGGGGCCGCCCTGATGATTCTCGAATCGTTTCGAGCGCCGCGTCAGCAGGTGTCCGCCGGTTGA
- a CDS encoding serine/threonine-protein kinase has translation MNPTTQACPNCGHQHDIRVYVSGQRVQCRCGIRFEARRGDVSAELARNTMTPPASGIPERRAPANGTSGVVTAVPHAEPEPGIEISLSRVPEPARPAGAVNGPPEVTAPISGVALPGAGDSDAPQDPTLVRSSAKTGAGSARSDLHGHQEDSTFVGAGKVDLPGFELLEMLGRGGMGEVWLARQQSLGRTVAVKLLPPRLAKDPEFVTRFEKEATALAALNHPNIVQIIDRGVAGEHYYFVMEYVEGRSLREAMSAGLPREQGLKFILSVARAIECAHDKGIIHRDLKPENILLDGRGNVKVADFGLAGIRAPDSRLQLTATSVAMGTLNYMAPEQRRDAKNVDGRADLFSLGVILYEVLTGELPLGRFKLPSAKVPGVDPRVDPVVDRLLEQDPHARYEKAADLCAALEAMIATSSGPHLPRADLDGRLVPASARPVRQGALSRNLRTGWRRVRGGLSLVGGLAVLGLAVRWFVGPVSLQLGEDRRGAAGSDHDRGRPRKPLVLPPNTYGEVFSTMSFAAPARPGGTSRLELGFNEGEEEINVHSGQWRLVEGELQVVQAGKETNGRRLVPRAYIAQRYFSSNEFTAEVLMDVSPLGPEYAQEADAQHYGELAFRIKDTQISAFAIPDVGMRLAWRYFTPDGREVVGNSAQDTEALVEDEMPLPAHGPYQVRLQLRRNNSGVLVEAFLNNERFARKLLVGLEDHVAKVALGCRNLSCSFDDLKVRGHLMPRPVRRVAAGPD, from the coding sequence ATGAACCCGACGACGCAGGCCTGCCCCAACTGCGGCCATCAACACGACATCCGCGTCTACGTGAGCGGCCAGCGGGTCCAGTGCCGTTGCGGCATCCGCTTCGAGGCCCGCCGGGGTGACGTGTCCGCCGAGCTGGCGCGCAACACGATGACTCCCCCGGCCAGCGGCATCCCGGAGCGCCGCGCGCCCGCCAACGGCACGTCCGGCGTGGTGACGGCGGTGCCCCACGCGGAGCCGGAGCCAGGCATTGAAATCTCCCTCTCGCGCGTTCCGGAGCCCGCGCGGCCCGCTGGCGCGGTGAACGGGCCGCCGGAGGTGACGGCGCCCATCAGCGGCGTGGCCCTGCCCGGCGCGGGGGATTCGGACGCGCCGCAGGACCCGACGCTGGTGCGCTCGTCCGCGAAGACGGGCGCGGGCAGCGCGCGCTCCGACCTGCACGGGCACCAGGAGGACAGCACCTTCGTGGGGGCCGGCAAGGTGGACCTGCCGGGCTTCGAGCTGCTGGAGATGCTCGGCCGCGGCGGCATGGGCGAGGTCTGGCTCGCGCGGCAGCAGTCGCTGGGGCGCACGGTGGCGGTGAAGCTGCTGCCGCCGCGGCTGGCGAAGGACCCGGAGTTCGTCACGCGCTTCGAGAAGGAAGCCACGGCGCTGGCGGCGCTCAACCACCCGAACATCGTCCAGATCATCGACCGGGGCGTGGCGGGCGAGCACTACTACTTCGTCATGGAGTACGTGGAAGGCCGCTCGCTGCGCGAGGCGATGTCGGCCGGGCTGCCCCGGGAGCAGGGCCTGAAGTTCATCCTGTCGGTGGCGCGGGCCATCGAGTGCGCGCACGACAAGGGCATCATCCACCGCGACCTGAAGCCGGAGAACATCCTGCTGGACGGGCGGGGGAACGTGAAGGTGGCGGACTTCGGGCTGGCGGGCATCCGCGCGCCGGACTCGCGCCTGCAGCTCACCGCGACGTCGGTGGCCATGGGCACGCTGAACTACATGGCCCCCGAGCAGCGCCGCGACGCGAAGAACGTGGACGGGCGCGCGGACCTCTTCTCGCTGGGCGTCATCCTCTACGAGGTGCTCACCGGGGAGCTGCCGCTGGGCCGCTTCAAGCTGCCCTCCGCGAAGGTGCCGGGGGTGGATCCGCGGGTGGACCCGGTGGTGGACCGCCTGCTGGAGCAGGACCCGCACGCGCGCTACGAGAAGGCCGCGGACCTGTGCGCGGCGCTGGAGGCGATGATCGCCACCAGCTCCGGGCCGCACCTGCCGCGGGCCGACCTGGACGGGCGCCTGGTGCCCGCGTCCGCGCGGCCGGTCCGGCAGGGCGCGCTGTCTCGCAACCTCCGGACGGGCTGGCGGCGCGTGCGCGGCGGCCTGTCCCTGGTGGGCGGGCTCGCGGTGCTGGGCCTCGCGGTCCGCTGGTTCGTGGGGCCGGTGAGCCTGCAGTTGGGGGAGGACCGGCGCGGCGCCGCCGGCTCGGACCACGACCGCGGGCGGCCTCGCAAGCCCCTGGTGTTGCCGCCGAACACCTACGGCGAGGTGTTCTCGACGATGTCCTTCGCGGCGCCCGCCAGACCGGGAGGGACCTCCCGCCTGGAGCTGGGCTTCAACGAGGGCGAGGAGGAGATCAACGTCCACAGCGGGCAGTGGCGGCTCGTGGAGGGGGAACTCCAGGTGGTCCAGGCGGGCAAGGAGACCAACGGGCGGCGCCTGGTTCCGCGCGCGTACATCGCCCAGCGCTACTTCTCCTCCAACGAGTTCACGGCCGAGGTGCTGATGGACGTGTCGCCGCTGGGGCCGGAGTACGCCCAGGAGGCGGACGCGCAGCACTACGGAGAGCTGGCGTTCCGCATCAAGGACACGCAGATCTCCGCGTTCGCCATTCCCGACGTGGGCATGCGGCTGGCCTGGCGCTACTTCACGCCGGACGGGCGCGAGGTGGTGGGCAACAGCGCCCAGGACACGGAGGCGCTCGTCGAGGACGAGATGCCGCTGCCGGCCCACGGCCCCTACCAGGTGCGGCTGCAGCTTCGCCGCAACAACTCCGGCGTGCTGGTGGAGGCGTTCCTCAACAACGAGCGCTTCGCGCGCAAGCTGCTGGTGGGGCTCGAGGACCACGTGGCGAAGGTGGCCCTGGGCTGCCGCAACCTGTCCTGCTCGTTTGACGACCTGAAGGTGCGGGGTCACCTGATGCCCCGGCCCGTCCGCCGCGTCGCCGCCGGCCCCGACTGA
- a CDS encoding adenylate/guanylate cyclase domain-containing protein, producing the protein MSQSPVPFAPKPGQIRGPRLTGRFADGTLGEFPLGPATSLGRHPSNTLRLVDREVSKEHAVIERVGKDFVLKDLGSSNGTFVNGRRVKELKLRDGDEISLGASRLIFHSGEPASQANAPTAPGVTVVAQSISMPAFLAQMDQVPQNFRPAEQVSDVEALRRDYEKLRIAHEFHRQVSLQGSQTGLFEQILKVAFQLLAADHGVILKVAADGEFIPSAVHHRSDKAVNVMLSDTVLKRVVETGKAVLTADAIIDERFSAAESIVAQGIRSAMAVPLKVNGKIQAVLFLDSRQQINAFSEKDLTILSGIASQASIALENAALAEQIQAEAVTRAELSRFLSKAVADAVIAGETEDLAQSRLAEVSCLFADIRGFTTISENDSPQEVVDMLNAFFTAMAGVVFRHEGNLDKFIGDCVMAVWGPPLSHPDDAARALRAALEMQDAVQELNRRRVADGKQPIEVGVGVNTGQAVVGYMGSAERHEFTAIGDTVNTASRLCGMAKSGEVLASETTVRRAGAGFDVEGLPALQVKGKEKAVPTYRVHGLEYTTAASSSRRV; encoded by the coding sequence GTGAGCCAGTCCCCCGTCCCATTCGCTCCCAAACCCGGGCAGATTCGGGGCCCCCGTCTGACAGGGCGCTTCGCGGATGGCACGCTCGGAGAGTTTCCGCTGGGGCCGGCGACGTCCCTGGGCCGGCATCCGTCCAACACGCTGCGGCTGGTGGACCGGGAGGTGTCCAAGGAGCACGCGGTCATCGAGCGCGTGGGCAAGGACTTCGTCCTCAAGGACCTGGGCTCGTCCAACGGCACCTTCGTGAATGGCCGCCGGGTGAAGGAGCTCAAGCTGCGCGACGGGGACGAGATCTCCCTGGGCGCCTCGCGGCTCATCTTCCACAGCGGCGAGCCCGCGTCGCAGGCCAACGCGCCCACCGCGCCGGGCGTCACGGTGGTGGCGCAGTCCATCTCCATGCCGGCCTTCCTGGCGCAGATGGACCAGGTGCCGCAGAACTTCCGCCCCGCCGAGCAGGTGTCGGACGTGGAGGCCCTGCGGCGCGACTACGAGAAGCTGCGCATCGCCCATGAGTTCCACCGCCAGGTGAGCCTGCAGGGCAGCCAGACGGGGCTCTTCGAGCAGATCCTCAAGGTGGCCTTCCAGCTCCTGGCCGCGGACCACGGCGTCATCCTGAAGGTGGCCGCGGACGGCGAGTTCATCCCGTCGGCGGTGCACCACCGCTCCGACAAGGCCGTCAACGTCATGCTGTCCGACACCGTGCTCAAGCGCGTGGTGGAGACGGGCAAGGCGGTACTGACGGCGGACGCCATCATCGACGAGCGCTTCTCCGCCGCGGAGAGCATCGTCGCGCAGGGCATCCGGTCCGCCATGGCGGTGCCGCTGAAGGTCAACGGGAAGATTCAAGCGGTGCTCTTCCTGGACAGCCGCCAGCAGATCAACGCCTTCTCGGAGAAGGACTTGACCATCCTCTCCGGCATCGCCTCGCAGGCGAGCATCGCGCTGGAGAACGCGGCCCTGGCCGAGCAGATCCAAGCCGAGGCCGTCACGCGCGCGGAGCTCAGCCGCTTCCTGTCCAAGGCCGTGGCCGACGCGGTGATCGCCGGCGAGACGGAAGACCTGGCGCAGAGCCGCCTGGCGGAGGTGAGCTGCCTCTTCGCGGACATCCGCGGGTTCACCACCATCTCGGAGAACGATTCTCCGCAGGAGGTGGTAGACATGCTGAACGCATTCTTCACCGCCATGGCCGGGGTGGTGTTCCGCCACGAGGGCAACCTGGACAAGTTCATTGGTGATTGCGTCATGGCCGTGTGGGGTCCGCCCCTGTCGCACCCGGACGACGCCGCCCGCGCGCTGCGGGCCGCCCTGGAGATGCAGGACGCCGTCCAGGAGCTGAACCGCCGCCGCGTGGCGGACGGCAAGCAGCCCATCGAGGTCGGCGTCGGGGTGAACACCGGTCAAGCCGTTGTCGGCTACATGGGCAGCGCGGAGCGCCACGAGTTCACCGCCATTGGCGACACGGTGAACACGGCTTCGCGCCTGTGCGGCATGGCGAAGAGTGGTGAGGTGCTGGCCTCCGAGACCACGGTGCGCAGGGCGGGCGCCGGCTTCGACGTGGAGGGGCTGCCGGCCCTCCAGGTGAAGGGCAAGGAGAAGGCCGTGCCGACCTACCGCGTCCATGGCCTGGAATACACCACCGCCGCCTCTTCCTCGCGCCGCGTATGA
- a CDS encoding MBL fold metallo-hydrolase, which yields MEVRFHGVRGSIAVSGSRIGGNTACVEVTSQGHRLILDAGTGLRALGEIMMREGAPQKATLFFSHLHWDHVQGFPFFTPAYLPTSELTLYGPGANGAQALQSELAAQMQPPHFPVPLSTMRSRMDFRSALHAQPVEVGPFRVTPIDVPHPQGCLAYRVEADGHAFVYATDVEVRVEDLAPEVGRRFEGADVLCLDAQYTPEEYEGRKGVSKKGWGHSTMMDAAGIADRVGARRLCLFHHDPAHGDDVLEDMAEQARSLFPVCEPAREGQRLVLGRAA from the coding sequence ATGGAAGTCCGGTTTCATGGCGTTCGGGGGAGCATCGCGGTGTCGGGCTCGCGCATTGGCGGCAACACGGCCTGCGTGGAGGTCACGAGCCAGGGCCACCGGCTCATCCTGGACGCGGGGACGGGCCTCCGCGCGCTGGGCGAAATCATGATGCGCGAGGGCGCGCCCCAGAAGGCCACGCTCTTCTTCTCCCACCTGCACTGGGACCACGTGCAGGGCTTCCCCTTCTTCACGCCGGCGTACCTGCCCACCTCCGAGCTGACGCTCTACGGCCCGGGCGCCAATGGGGCCCAGGCGCTCCAGTCGGAGCTGGCCGCGCAGATGCAGCCGCCCCACTTCCCGGTGCCCCTCTCCACCATGCGCTCGCGGATGGACTTCCGCTCCGCGCTGCACGCCCAGCCCGTGGAGGTGGGCCCCTTCCGCGTCACGCCCATCGACGTGCCGCACCCGCAGGGCTGCCTGGCCTACCGGGTGGAGGCGGACGGACACGCGTTCGTCTACGCCACGGACGTGGAGGTGCGCGTGGAGGACCTGGCGCCGGAGGTGGGCCGGCGCTTCGAAGGCGCGGACGTGCTGTGCCTGGACGCGCAGTACACGCCGGAGGAATACGAGGGCCGCAAGGGCGTGTCCAAGAAGGGCTGGGGCCACTCCACGATGATGGACGCGGCCGGCATCGCGGACCGGGTGGGCGCGCGCCGGCTGTGCCTGTTCCACCATGACCCGGCGCACGGCGACGACGTGCTGGAGGACATGGCGGAGCAGGCCCGCTCGCTCTTCCCCGTCTGCGAGCCCGCCCGCGAGGGCCAGCGACTGGTGCTGGGCCGCGCGGCCTGA
- the lspA gene encoding signal peptidase II, translating to MTPDRRKYLVVGGLATLLLVLDQWTKVLVREHVKPLGYDGMSVLGDVIRFQYVENTGITFGMFRSLPYGQLILSAVALPVFLLVIHLVRQAPADQHRLHVALGLVGGGIGNLIDRVRLGSVTDFVVADLGFWPFNPWFAFNVADAALVIGAVLMAFDSRKPQPAPTPAASQGAP from the coding sequence ATGACTCCGGATCGTCGAAAGTACCTCGTCGTTGGCGGGCTGGCCACGCTGCTGCTCGTCCTCGACCAGTGGACGAAGGTCCTCGTCCGCGAACACGTGAAGCCGCTGGGCTACGACGGCATGAGCGTCCTGGGAGACGTCATCCGCTTCCAGTACGTGGAGAACACCGGCATCACCTTCGGCATGTTCCGGTCGCTGCCCTACGGGCAGCTCATCCTCAGCGCGGTGGCCCTCCCCGTCTTCCTGCTGGTCATCCACCTGGTCCGCCAGGCGCCAGCCGACCAGCACCGGCTGCACGTCGCGCTCGGCCTCGTGGGCGGCGGCATCGGCAACCTGATTGACCGCGTCCGGCTGGGCAGCGTGACGGACTTCGTCGTCGCCGACCTGGGCTTCTGGCCGTTCAACCCGTGGTTCGCCTTCAACGTCGCGGACGCCGCGCTCGTCATCGGCGCCGTCCTGATGGCCTTCGACTCCCGCAAGCCCCAGCCCGCCCCGACTCCCGCCGCGAGCCAGGGCGCCCCCTGA
- a CDS encoding leucine-rich repeat domain-containing protein produces the protein MPRKPVSPVTQWKRVEKQATQALGKGAAGAYPEALEPRVVPYAAAFDAAPLLPPEYVEFVKALGYRWLAGRSSALGFLPPRWRASLSQQMGVPDREWNEVRAEREAGTHTYAFVMFAARDLDDVNGFAFGPGEDGAAQAVWSVEDSLPVERLGTFPEWLAGKLAELSEGLDDAQEGDTSVEPPDLEGASLPIQVKVKAAAKKKGPEALFDAFPRDSKELLFNGRKLGALPALIGEFTELESLWVRTTGIKQVPPELGRLSKLKKLDLSFNPELTELPAELGDLASLESLNLNRTGVTTLPDPLERLTRLTFLDLQSTPLKALPPVLFRMPWLRTVDLYWTTLPPEEVERLRQALPECKVGVN, from the coding sequence ATGCCGAGGAAGCCCGTATCGCCGGTGACACAGTGGAAGCGCGTGGAGAAGCAGGCCACCCAGGCCCTGGGGAAGGGCGCCGCGGGGGCCTACCCGGAGGCCCTGGAGCCGCGAGTCGTGCCGTATGCGGCCGCGTTCGACGCCGCGCCGCTGCTGCCCCCGGAGTACGTGGAGTTCGTCAAGGCGCTGGGCTATCGGTGGCTGGCCGGGAGGTCGTCCGCGCTGGGCTTCCTGCCGCCGCGTTGGCGGGCCAGCCTGTCCCAGCAGATGGGCGTTCCCGACCGGGAGTGGAACGAGGTCCGCGCGGAGCGCGAGGCGGGCACCCACACCTACGCCTTCGTGATGTTCGCCGCGCGCGACCTGGACGACGTGAACGGCTTCGCGTTCGGTCCCGGCGAGGACGGAGCGGCCCAGGCCGTCTGGAGCGTCGAGGACAGCCTCCCGGTGGAGCGGCTCGGCACCTTCCCTGAATGGCTCGCCGGGAAGCTGGCGGAGCTGTCCGAGGGGCTCGACGACGCGCAGGAGGGGGACACGTCCGTGGAGCCGCCGGACCTGGAGGGGGCGTCCCTTCCCATCCAGGTGAAGGTGAAGGCCGCCGCCAAGAAGAAGGGGCCTGAAGCGCTGTTCGACGCGTTCCCCAGGGACTCCAAGGAGCTGCTGTTCAACGGCCGCAAGCTGGGCGCGCTGCCCGCGCTGATTGGTGAGTTCACCGAGCTGGAGTCCCTCTGGGTGCGCACCACCGGCATCAAGCAGGTGCCGCCCGAGCTGGGGCGACTGTCGAAGCTGAAGAAGCTGGACCTCTCGTTCAACCCGGAGTTGACCGAGCTGCCCGCCGAGCTGGGCGACCTGGCGTCACTCGAATCGCTCAACCTGAACCGCACCGGGGTGACGACGCTGCCGGATCCCCTGGAGCGGCTGACGCGCCTGACGTTCCTGGACCTCCAGTCCACACCCCTGAAGGCGCTGCCGCCCGTCCTGTTCCGGATGCCGTGGCTGCGGACGGTGGACCTGTACTGGACGACGCTGCCTCCCGAGGAAGTCGAGCGGCTGCGGCAGGCGCTCCCCGAGTGCAAGGTGGGGGTGAACTGA